The nucleotide window GAAAGTGCTGTAATTATAATTGTACTTAATCGTTCATCTTCTTCACCTGTTAACATGACTTTGTTTCCTTTATAAAAACTAGTTATGGCATTCATAATAATTTTCACTTCTTTATTTCTTATCGAGATTTGATAGACTAGTTCATCCAAAGCATCTGCTGTGTGGGCAATACAATGTGCCCAACCTTTTCCTTTTACAAAAGAGCGGGTATCTTTTTCGATAGTAAGTAATTTTGTTAATGATGTGTATGTTGTTTGTACTTCTTTATCTGTTAAAAAATGATGCACTTTATTATTAGATAAGAGTAAGGCGATTATTAGAGTTAGGAATGAGCGCTGAAAAATAGCATCGCTTTCTTTTGATTTTATTTTATAGAAAAGATTTTTTTCGTTCAAAGCATAGTAATAGATAGTCTTTTTTTGTTCATAGGATAAGTTATCTTTTGTAAGTAGCCATTCAGAAAAAATATTATATGCTACTTTATCTCTTAATTCACAATCAGTGGAAGATAGACAAAGTAAGAAAGTATTTATTATTTTATCTGCTTCCTTAACGTTTGGTGGTAATTGATAGTTATTCAGTTTGAGTGAATTGTATAAATTTTTATCTAACAAGTTGTTACTCCCTTTTTATATTTTACTTGCTAAAATAATTAGCATCATTGGACGACGATATTCATCTTGCATCTCTGGTAAATCTTTTAATTCAGGTGCTGGTTGTGGTTCGATAATACGTTTAATTTGAAAGCCATTTTTTATTAAGATTTGGATGTAACTGGTTAATGTACGGTGATACTTTTGAACTTCTTCACCTAGGAAGTTTGTTGTGCGTAATGATTCGTTAAAATAATCATCTACAGGCCAATATAAGTTATTACCTTGTTCGTCTGTGATCCAAGCTTGCGTGCCTTCAGCGGTAAACACAGGATGCTCCACAGAAAAAATGAATTCACCATTTTGTTTTAAATTTGTGTGTACTTTTTGGCAAACGGTATTAAAATCAGCTACATAGTGAAGTGCAAGGGAACTTAAAACAACCTCGTAACTTTCAGGTTCTAACTCAATATCTTCAATAGCTTTTTGTTGATAACTAATAACAGCTGAAGTTGTTTTTTGTTGTGCTTTTCTTAGCATTCGTTCAGATAAATCTACGCCTACCACTTTTTTTGCACCCTGTTCGGCAGCGTATATACAGTGCCAACCGAACCCACAACCTAAATCAAGAACTGTTTTTGGTTGAAGTCCGGAAGCAACTTTTTAAATTCATGCCATTCGCCAGCAGCTTTTAGTCCTTCTTTGGAACGGGGCATTTGGCTGTATTGTTCAAAGAAATGTTGATTATCATATTTATTTTCTTTCATTTTAATCCTTCTCCCTAAAGTTAATCAGATACTTGACTAAATTCTTTATCTAAGAAGAGGTGAGCGAGTCCACTCACTTGTTTTAAGCGTAAGATTTCATTAGCATCCATACCGATATTTTTCATAATCCAGTTATCAGACATACCGCTATCCGCTAATTCGCCTACAATATTCGACATTAACTCTACATTATGAAATCCGCGAGCTCGGTTATGCCGGATAGTAGAGGCAATCCGGTTGACGGC belongs to Listeria ivanovii subsp. ivanovii and includes:
- a CDS encoding DUF2785 domain-containing protein, whose product is MLDKNLYNSLKLNNYQLPPNVKEADKIINTFLLCLSSTDCELRDKVAYNIFSEWLLTKDNLSYEQKKTIYYYALNEKNLFYKIKSKESDAIFQRSFLTLIIALLLSNNKVHHFLTDKEVQTTYTSLTKLLTIEKDTRSFVKGKGWAHCIAHTADALDELVYQISIRNKEVKIIMNAITSFYKGNKVMLTGEEDERLSTIIITALSLQKLTYTEVKKWLISFSENIPIINPEIPVINIKQFTQTLLIKLAILGYDIKFKDFPLLTRYL